In Archangium lipolyticum, the genomic window ACAACCAGGCCCACCATTTGTGCACGGACAAGAATGACACGTCCGTCATCAGCGGCGGCCCCTGGACGCCTCGGTTCGAAGAATTCTTCAAGCGGGCGGGGATGAGTCTCGATGACCCTGCGAACATCGTCTACCTGCGGGACCACAAGGGACCCCATCCCGAGGAGTATCACCAAGAGATCTTCGATCGGCTGGAGGATGCGCTTGGGAGTTGCCAGTCTCGAGCTGAATGCCGAGCCAGGCTTGTGGAAGCGCTCGGTAGGATTGCAGGCGAGGTATGTACGCCGGGCTCCAAACTCAACAAGCTCGCTACGAGGAAGCCATGACCTCGCAGACAAGATATTACAGGATATTCGACGACGTGTATTTTCCAGGGCGTTGGCACCTGAGGATGCCTGTCGATAGCAAGGGCGAGGGGATCGACACCTGGCAGTTCAAGGAGGGAAAAGTCCTGGAGCTCGAGGGCCCCATTCGCTTCCCAGTGAAGCCAGCGGGCGTTGCGCTCGAATACAGTCTCTCCATGGGGGTTCCTGTCGTCCATCGCCGGGTGGTCTCTCTCTTCGAGCGCCTGGGGCTCGAGAAGGAGGTTCAATTCATTTCCGCAGAGGTGGAGGGACAGCCGGAGCCCTATTTCATTATCAACACCCTTCAAGTCATCAAATGCATCGATGATGCCCGATGTGAGGAGGTGTTTTATTGGTTGCCGGAGGACAACCGTCCGGACAAGGAGGGCGGCTATCGGAACGTGCGAGGGCTGAAGGTGGATCCGGCGAAGATAGGGGACGCCAACATCTTCCGCACCTGGGGCTGGCTGGTGTCACTCGTCGTCTCCGAGCGCGTCAAGCTGGCGATGGAGCAAGAGTGCATCA contains:
- a CDS encoding imm11 family protein, which produces MTSQTRYYRIFDDVYFPGRWHLRMPVDSKGEGIDTWQFKEGKVLELEGPIRFPVKPAGVALEYSLSMGVPVVHRRVVSLFERLGLEKEVQFISAEVEGQPEPYFIINTLQVIKCIDDARCEEVFYWLPEDNRPDKEGGYRNVRGLKVDPAKIGDANIFRTWGWLVSLVVSERVKLAMEQECITGARFIEV